The Rhododendron vialii isolate Sample 1 chromosome 8a, ASM3025357v1 genome has a window encoding:
- the LOC131335791 gene encoding uncharacterized protein LOC131335791 isoform X4, with protein MDSIVHSALEEICSFGAAGLPLPTLWPKLQSPLSSHGLPLCPNVKQALWANLRNVPGLQFEARGASLDSNDPRIQSVEECERLRLKIVAAEHLRDSFVGVYDIKASDAAISGPQRRALERLAIARTNGITQSEIAKEFGIKGNNIFYVLRNLECRGLIVRQSTLVRTKEANSEGELKNSSIVNTNMLHLYRYAKHLGCQQRLEITKEDKRMVANENMDVNTVSGDGAGEGCVKEDVHVKDYLPALKAICDKLDQAGDKILLVEDIKRDLGYRTTTGHRAWRNICNRLKDARIVEEFCAKLNEKEVSCLRLLKSFSPKIFEPKTLGREGKRGQITEQLLELPIEHQIYGIVAAEGSKGLTITEICKRLGINNKQYYRRLLTMFSRFGMPLEVENHNRGLAYRVWTSENFNLEASNKFVSKPENVSNENGTYNPPDGNLARHEKSAQAIPELDLWTSNVNIEYDGKAHEEVIEPELSHASPSNVSHAELQVVSAVAVSNVATVETSSLDLSTPRRRRSYEKYPCLTSTASSVRREQWILLRLQEEKFIIRAELTRELESLEKDKLTKMDRKTVNRTLNKLQEEGHCKCIRVSVPVVTNCSRSRTTDVVLQPSLEVSPELLGKIHEKLRSFDMEIRAQCSSRSKKGQSVPVIDGVQRIFKSAKLDDQAERSEAMRANGFVLAKMVRTKLLHIYLWGYVSGSPGWDDALSFGKPGYDLKNPHSTCKIFALDAAIKAMPVELFLQVVGSTRKFEDMVEKCRSGLRLSDLPDKEYKSLMDTLATGRLSCIIDRLRRLKLSRLERDGHSEEITNIPHATLTYALELKPYIEEPVSIVMASSGVFSFDLRPQVRHDFILSSRKAVDEYWNTLEFSYAAADSKAALHAFPGSAVPEV; from the exons ATGGACTCAATCGTCCACTCTGCGCTCGAAGAAATTTGCTCCTTCGGCGCCGCCGGCCTCCCCCTCCCCACCCTCTGGCCCAAACTCCAGTCCCCTCTCTCCTCCCACGGCCTCCCCCTCTGCCCCAACGTCAAGCAAGCCCTCTGGGCCAACCTCCGCAACGTGCCCGGCCTCCAATTCGAAGCCAGAGGCGCCTCGCTCGACTCGAATGACCCCAGAATCCAGTCGGTCGAGGAGTGCGAGAGGCTGAGGTTGAAGATCGTCGCCGCCGAGCATCTCCGTGATAGCTTCGTTGGGGTTTACGATATTAAGGCCTCCGATGCGGCCATCTCGGGGCCCCAGCGTCGTGCCCTTGAGCGCCTCGCCATTGCCAG AACAAATGGGATCACCCAAAGTGAAATTGCTAAGGAATTTGGCATCAAGGGGAATAACATTTTCTACGTGCTGAGGAATCTTGAGTGCCGAGGGCTGATTGTGAGGCAGTCGACACTGGTGAGGACCAAAGAAGCTAACAGTGAAGGGGAACTGAAAAATAGTTCTATTGTGAATACCAATATGCTCCACTTGTATCGTTATGCAAAGCATTTGGGTTGTCAACAAAGACTTGAAATAACCAAAGAGGACAAACGCATGGTGGCTAATGAGAATATGGATGTAAATACTGTGAGTGGTGACGGCGCTGGTGAAGGATGTGTGAAAGAGGATGTGCATGTAAAGGATTATCTGCCTGCATTGAAAGCGATTTGCGATAAACTTGATCAAGCTGGCGACAAG ATTCTTCTGGTGGAAGATATTAAGCGGGACCTTGGTTATAGAACAACAACTGGGCACAGGGCTTGGAGAAAT ATCTGTAACAGGCTGAAAGATGCTCGTATAGTTGAGGAGTTCTGCGCAAAACTGAACGAGAAG GAGGTCAGCTGTCTGCGTTTGCTGAAAAGCTTTTCTCCGAAAATTTTTGAGCCTAAAACTCTCGGACGTGAGGGAAAGAGAGGTCAAATCACTGAACAGCTCTTGGAGCTTCCAATCGAACATCAAATATATGGTATTGTCGCGGCTGAAGGATCAAAAGGGTTAACAATTACAGAG ATCTGCAAGAGGCTTGGGATAAACAACAAACAGTACTATCGCCGGCTTCTTACTATGTTCTCTAGGTTCGGAATGCCTCTGGAGGTAGAAAACCACAATAGAGGCCTGGCTTATCGAGTTTGGACTTCTGAGAACTTCAATCTAGAAGCATCTAATAAATTTGTGAGTAAGCCAGAAAATGTCTCGAATGAAAATGGCACTTATAATCCACCTGATGGGAATCTTGCACGTCATGAGAAGTCAGCTCAAGCCATCCCGGAGTTAGATCTTTGGACTTCTAATGTTAATATTGAATACGATGGAAAAGCTCATGAAGAAGTGATTGAACCAGAACTTTCTCATGCTTCTCCATCGAACG TTTCTCATGCAGAACTACAGGTGGTGAGTGCAGTTGCTGTATCAAATGTTGCTACTGTAGAAACGTCATCCCTTGATTTGTCAACACCTCGCAGACGGCGGTCATATGAGAAGTATCCATGTCTCACTTCGACTGCATCTAGTGTACGAAGGGAGCAGTGGATACTTCTAAGGTTGCAG GAGGAGAAATTCATTATAAGAGCTGAACTAACGAGGGAGCTTGAGAGTCTTGAGAAGGACAAGCTGACGAAGATGGACAGAAAGACCGTAAACCGCACTCTGAATAAACTTCAGGAAGAAGGGCACTGTAAATGCATTCGTGTTAGTGTCCCTGTCGTAACAAACTGTAGTCGCAGCCGTACAACAGACGTGGTTCTGCAACCATCTCTTGAGGTATCCCCTGAACTATTGGGTAAAATTCATGAGAAACTGAGGTCTTTTGATATGGAAATTAGAGCCCAGTGCTCCTCCCGATCAAAGAAGGGTCAATCTGTTCCAGTAATAGATGGTGTCCAGAGAATATTTAAAAGTGCAAAATTAGATGACCAAGCTGAAAGGTCGGAAGCCATGCGTGCTAATGGGTTTGTACTGGCAAAGATGGTTCGGACAAAGCTACTGCATATCTATCTATGGGGCTACGTCAGTGGTTCACCTGGTTGGGATGATGCTTTATCATTTGGTAAACCTGGGTATGACCTGAAGAATCCTCACAGCACTTGCAAAATATTTGCACTTGATGCGGCTATTAAGGCCATGCCTGTTGAGCTATTCTTGCAAGTGGTTGGGTCCACTCGGAAGTTTGAAGATATGGTTGAGAAATGTAGAAGTGGTTTGCGCCTTTCTGATCTTCCTGACAAGGAATACAAAAGTCTCATGGATACTCTTGCAACTGGACGGCTGTCATGTATTATTGACCGATTACGACGTTTGAAA TTGAGTCGTCTGGAAAGGGATGGGCATTCTGAAGAAATAACGAACATCCCACATGCCACTTTGACATATGCTTTGGAACTTAAGCCTTACATTGAAGAGCCTGTCTCTATAGTTATGGCGTCGTCTGGTGTCTTTTCTTTCGATCTTCGCCCTCAAGTGAGACATGATTTTATTCTGTCAAGCCGAAAAGCTGTTGATGAATACTGGAACACGTTAGAGTTTAGTTATGCTGCTGCTGATTCAAAAGCTGCTTTACATGCATTCCCTGGTTCTGCTGTTCCCGAGGTGTAG
- the LOC131335791 gene encoding uncharacterized protein LOC131335791 isoform X3: protein MDRKTVNRTLNKLQEEGHCKCIRVSVPVVTNCSRSRTTDVVLQPSLEVSPELLGKIHEKLRSFDMEIRAQCSSRSKKGQSVPVIDGVQRIFKSAKLDDQAERSEAMRANGFVLAKMVRTKLLHIYLWGYVSGSPGWDDALSFGKPGYDLKNPHSTCKIFALDAAIKAMPVELFLQVVGSTRKFEDMVEKCRSGLRLSDLPDKEYKSLMDTLATGRLSCIIDRLRRLKLSRLERDGHSEEITNIPHATLTYALELKPYIEEPVSIVMASSGVFSFDLRPQVRHDFILSSRKAVDEYWNTLEFSYAAADSKAALHAFPGSAVPEVFLWRTWASVRVMTADQRAELLKRVVNDDLNKKLPFKECEKIAEDLNLTLEQVLRVYYDKRQKRLARFQGGSDARGEEFQPQKKRHVSSSRKRKNTSEGRSSRRKKIGIVDKKTSGQGLGRETDTDDQFLDGQNAPVASSGEDSHLHTFQDGDRMEAIEEVESKEEVEHHSFIHECAFSSIKSTRQRKFSWTEKAERQLVIEYVRYRAALGANFHCTDWSSLRDLPAPPATCKRRMALLNSDLKFRKAVLRLCNMLGERYAKHLDKLQNKSLSHGDCRGIVGDSLFGKNLHRSLSCNDEHSEDMYFEGQWDDFDDVCIKVALDEVLHYKRIAKLDASKRARSVPVEWSELNMDAGGHDHLGSGPVSEDIRKHGGGNNVCPRRSRRRRLPQKYSKLLHEGSSVSRWAHESVAVSNAAELFKLVFLSTSTAPEVPNLLAETLRRYSEHDLFAAFNYLREKKIMVGGSGGNPFILSQQFLQSISSSPFPTNTGNRAAKFASWLQEKEKEPMEDGIDITAELQCGDVFHLCALVSSGEWLISPCLPDEGVGEAEDLRILKRKFDSSEFCSGERAKKLKSSLAGEGEIISCGEGELIPRRGKGFPGIILTISRATISTSDTMDLFKDGNNHSGMPFSGENDQVIQSSSVNIGATAFPSDHIKEILYEGSSIPTAVAAGESEWETMTSYAARLMALPTDQQKTCSFYPELFRNVYSAIQKAGDQGLSMEEVSQVINMEGENIQELIVEVLEAFGRALKVNAYDSVHIVDSLYRSKYFLTSMANCNQDLEVSLPAYTKSDNGQVNPSTENLEDHGANVPKDLSMDSDEVHKVTILNLPEEVYHPSSEMRGSKKSEGWKQAKVIAQGNGHEGETFGFCSDDFDLCAPILPWVNGDGTINTVVHKGLVRRVLGIVMQNPGILEEGIINRISVLNPQSCRSLLKLMIMDNHIIVRKMHETTYGEAPSILASLLGSRLKKSKMISREHYFANPLCTTLL from the exons ATGGACAGAAAGACCGTAAACCGCACTCTGAATAAACTTCAGGAAGAAGGGCACTGTAAATGCATTCGTGTTAGTGTCCCTGTCGTAACAAACTGTAGTCGCAGCCGTACAACAGACGTGGTTCTGCAACCATCTCTTGAGGTATCCCCTGAACTATTGGGTAAAATTCATGAGAAACTGAGGTCTTTTGATATGGAAATTAGAGCCCAGTGCTCCTCCCGATCAAAGAAGGGTCAATCTGTTCCAGTAATAGATGGTGTCCAGAGAATATTTAAAAGTGCAAAATTAGATGACCAAGCTGAAAGGTCGGAAGCCATGCGTGCTAATGGGTTTGTACTGGCAAAGATGGTTCGGACAAAGCTACTGCATATCTATCTATGGGGCTACGTCAGTGGTTCACCTGGTTGGGATGATGCTTTATCATTTGGTAAACCTGGGTATGACCTGAAGAATCCTCACAGCACTTGCAAAATATTTGCACTTGATGCGGCTATTAAGGCCATGCCTGTTGAGCTATTCTTGCAAGTGGTTGGGTCCACTCGGAAGTTTGAAGATATGGTTGAGAAATGTAGAAGTGGTTTGCGCCTTTCTGATCTTCCTGACAAGGAATACAAAAGTCTCATGGATACTCTTGCAACTGGACGGCTGTCATGTATTATTGACCGATTACGACGTTTGAAA TTGAGTCGTCTGGAAAGGGATGGGCATTCTGAAGAAATAACGAACATCCCACATGCCACTTTGACATATGCTTTGGAACTTAAGCCTTACATTGAAGAGCCTGTCTCTATAGTTATGGCGTCGTCTGGTGTCTTTTCTTTCGATCTTCGCCCTCAAGTGAGACATGATTTTATTCTGTCAAGCCGAAAAGCTGTTGATGAATACTGGAACACGTTAGAGTTTAGTTATGCTGCTGCTGATTCAAAAGCTGCTTTACATGCATTCCCTGGTTCTGCTGTTCCCGAG GTATTTCTTTGGCGGACATGGGCCTCGGTCAGGGTTATGACAGCAGATCAGCGTGCGGAGCTTCTCAAGCGTGTTGTGAATGAtgatttaaataaaaaacttccATTCAAAGAGTGTGAGAAGATTGCAGAAGATCTTAATTTGACATTAGAGCAG GTGCTTCGTGTCTACTATGATAAGCGGCAAAAACGACTTGCAAGATTTCAGGGAGGTTCAGATGCCAGAGGGGAGGAGTTTCAGCCACAAAAGAAAAGGCATGTTTCATCttcacgaaaaagaaaaaacacttcAGAAGGAAGGTCATCAAGGCGTAAAAAAATTGGCATTGTAGATAAAAAAACAAGTGGACAGGGGCTTGGTAGAGAGACCGATACTGATGATCAGTTCCTAGATGGACAAAATGCCCCTGTAGCCTCTTCAGGAGAGGACAGTCATTTACATACATTTCAAGATGGAGATCGTATGGAGGCAATAGAGGAGGTAGAGTCAAAGGAAGAAGTGGAGCATCACTCGTTTATTCATGAATGTGCCTTTTCAAGTATTAAGTCAACACGTCAAAGAAAGTTTTCGTGGACGGAAAAGGCTGAAAg GCAATTGGTGATAGAATATGTAAGATATCGGGCTGCTCTTGGGGCAAACTTTCATTGCACAGATTGGTCTTCACTTCGGGATCTTCCAGCTCCTCCTGCCACCTGCAAAAGGAGAATGGCACTATTGAACAGTGATTTAAAGTTTAGAAAAGCTGTATTGAGACTTTGTAACATGCTCGGTGAACGATATGCCAAACATCTGGATAAATTGCAAAATAAGTCATTAAGCCATGGTGATTGTAGAGGGATAGTTGGGGATTCCTTGTTTGGGAAAAATCTTCACAGGAGTCTCTCTTGTAATGATGAACATAGTGAAGATATGTATTTTGAGGGACAATGGGATGATTTTGATGACGTATGTATTAAGGTAGCGCTTGATGAGGTTCTCCATTACAAAAGGATTGCTAAACTGGACGCCTCTAAAAGAGCTAGGTCTGTACCGGTGGAATGGTCAGAACTAAATATGGATGCTGGAGGGCAT GATCACTTGGGATCGGGACCAGTTAGTGAGGATATTCGCAAACACGGTGGTGGGAATAATGTTTGTCCTCGGAGATCTAGACGTCGTCGCCTTCCTCAAAAGTATAGTAAGCTTTTGCATGAAGGGAGTAGTGTTAGTAGATGGGCACATGAATCAGTAGCGGTTTCGAATGCTGCAGAGCTATTTAAGCTCGTCTTTCTGAGCACCTCAACAGCTCCAGAGGTGCCGAATTTGCTAGCTGAAACGTTGCGGCGATATTCTGAGCATGATCTTTTTGCTGCCTTTAACTACCTTAGAGAGAAGAAAATTATG GTTGGCGGTAGTGGAGGTAATCCCTTCATACTTTCTCAACAGTTTCTGCAGAGTATTTCTTCATCTCCCTTTCCAACTAATACTGGAAATAGGGCTGCTAAGTTTGCTAGTTGGCtccaggaaaaagaaaaagaaccgATGGAAGACGGGATTGATATCACTGCTGAGTTACAATGTGGGGACGTTTTCCATTTGTGTGCTCTAGTTTCATCTGGAGAGTGGTTAATCTCACCATGCCTGCCAGATGAAGGTGTTGGAGAGGCTGAAGACTTGAGAATACTGAAGCGGAAATTTGATAGTAGTGAATTTTGCAGTGGTGAGAGGGCTAAGAAATTGAAGTCTTCATTGGCTGGAGAAGGTGAGATCATCTCTTGCGGAGAAGGTGAGCTCATCCCTCGCCGAGGAAAAGGTTTTCCTGGTATTATATTAACTATAAGCAGGGCAACAATTTCAACAAGTGATACTATGGATTTGTTCAAAGATGGTAATAACCATAGTGGGATGCCTTTTTCGGGTGAAAATGACCAAGTCATTCAGTCTTCCAGTGTAAATATTGGGGCCACTGCATTTCCTTCGGACCATATCAAGGAAATCCTTTATGAGGGGAGCAGCATTCCTACGGCAGTTGCTGCCGGTGAGTCAGAATGGGAAACTATGACAAGCTATGCTGCACGTCTGATGGCTTTACCAACTGATCAGCAAAAAACGTGTTCTTTTTATCCTGAGCTCTTTAGGAATGTTTACTCGGCTATTCAGAAGGCAGGTGACCAAGGTTTGAGCATGGAAGAAGTCTCCCAGGTCATAAACATGGAGG GggaaaatatccaagaactAATTGTTGAGGTACTGGAAGCATTTGGGCGAGCTTTAAAG GTTAATGCCTATGATTCTGTACACATTGTAGATTCCTTGTACCGGTCCAAGTATTTTTTGACCTCAATGGCCAACTGTAATCAAGATCTCGAGGTTTCCTTACCGGCATATACTAAAAGTGATAATGGGCAAGTGAATCCTTCTACTGAAAATCTTGAAGATCATGGTGCTAATGTACCAAAGGATTTAAGCATGGACTCTGATGAAGTGCACAAAGTCACCATCCTAAATCTTCCTGAAGAGGTTTATCATCCATCTAGTGAAATGCGGGGCAGCAAAAAGTCTGAAGGCTGGAAGCAGGCAAAAGTTATAGCCCAGGGAAATGGTCACGAGGGGGAAACCTTTGGGTTCTGTTCTGATGATTTTGATTTGTGTGCACCAATATTACCTTGGGTGAATGGCGATGGTACAATCAACACGGTTGTTCACAAGGGACTTGTACGTCGTGTTCTTGGTATTGTGATGCAAAATCCGGGGATATTAGAG GAGGGTATCATCAATCGGATTAGCGTATTGAATCCTCAG AGCTGCAGAAGTCTGTTAAAACTGATGATTATGGACAATCATATCATCGTGCGCAAGATGCACGAGACTACGTATGGTGAGGCCCCTTCTATACTGGCTAGTCTTCTTGGTAGTAGattgaagaaatcaaagatgaTTTCCCGAGAGCATTACTTTGCGAATCCTTTATGTACTACCTTGTTGTAG